A DNA window from Pseudomonas wuhanensis contains the following coding sequences:
- the hemW gene encoding radical SAM family heme chaperone HemW produces the protein MTLESSASPLIFGGAAQSPRAALPVLPPLALYIHIPWCVRKCPYCDFNSHTASPVLPEEEYVDALLADLDQDLHAVYGRELSSIFFGGGTPSLFSAEALGRLLKGVEQRIPFASDIEITLEANPGTFEQEKFRAYRALGINRLSIGIQSFQEEKLKALGRIHNSDEAVRAAGMARQAGFENFNLDLMHGLPDQSLDDALNDLRQAIALKPTHLSWYQLTLEPNTVFWNQPPTLPEDDTLWDIQEAGQALLAEHGYAQYEVSAYAQPGRPARHNLNYWSFGDFIGIGAGAHGKLSHPDGRIVRTWKTRLPKDYLNPAKSFKAGEKALTNEELPFEFLMNALRLTEGVEARLYPERTGLPLESLAESRREAEQSGLMQVEPSRLAATMRGQLFLNDLLQKFLT, from the coding sequence ATGACCCTTGAATCATCCGCGTCGCCGCTGATCTTCGGCGGCGCCGCACAATCGCCTCGAGCGGCCCTGCCCGTGCTGCCGCCCTTGGCGTTGTACATCCACATCCCGTGGTGTGTACGCAAATGCCCCTATTGCGACTTCAACTCCCACACCGCCAGCCCGGTGCTGCCGGAAGAAGAGTATGTCGACGCCTTGCTGGCCGACCTCGATCAGGATCTGCATGCGGTCTATGGCCGCGAACTGAGCTCGATCTTCTTCGGTGGCGGTACGCCGAGCCTGTTCAGCGCCGAGGCTCTGGGCCGTTTGCTCAAGGGCGTCGAACAACGCATTCCGTTTGCCAGTGACATCGAAATCACCCTGGAAGCCAACCCCGGAACGTTCGAGCAGGAGAAATTCCGCGCTTACCGGGCGCTGGGCATCAATCGCCTGTCGATCGGCATCCAGAGCTTTCAGGAAGAGAAACTCAAGGCCCTGGGGCGGATTCACAACAGCGACGAAGCCGTGCGTGCCGCCGGCATGGCCCGTCAGGCAGGCTTCGAGAACTTCAATCTGGACCTGATGCACGGTTTGCCCGATCAGTCCCTGGATGACGCTCTGAACGACCTGCGCCAGGCTATTGCCCTGAAGCCGACGCACCTGTCCTGGTATCAGTTGACGCTGGAGCCGAACACGGTGTTCTGGAACCAGCCGCCGACGCTGCCGGAAGATGACACCCTGTGGGACATTCAAGAGGCCGGTCAGGCGCTGTTGGCCGAACACGGTTACGCGCAGTACGAAGTCTCGGCCTATGCCCAACCCGGCCGTCCGGCGCGGCATAATCTCAATTACTGGAGTTTCGGCGACTTCATCGGCATCGGCGCCGGTGCCCACGGCAAGCTCAGCCATCCGGACGGGCGCATCGTGCGCACCTGGAAGACCCGCCTGCCGAAGGATTACCTCAATCCGGCCAAAAGCTTCAAGGCTGGCGAGAAGGCGCTGACCAACGAAGAACTGCCGTTCGAGTTCCTGATGAACGCCTTGCGCCTGACCGAGGGCGTCGAAGCGCGGTTGTATCCGGAGCGCACCGGACTGCCCCTGGAAAGCCTTGCCGAAAGCCGCCGCGAGGCCGAACAAAGCGGCTTAATGCAGGTCGAACCGTCACGTCTGGCGGCCACGATGCGCGGACAACTCTTTCTCAATGACTTGCTGCAGAAATTTCTGACATAA
- the rdgB gene encoding RdgB/HAM1 family non-canonical purine NTP pyrophosphatase: protein MMNFTQLVLASHNAGKLKELQAMLGESVHLRSIGEFSSVEPEETGLSFVENAILKARNASRISGLPALADDSGLAVDFLGGAPGIYSARYADGKGDAANNAKLLDVMKDVPQAERGAQFVCVLALVRHADDPLPILCEGLWHGRILTQASGEHGFGYDPLFWVPSRDCSSAELSPSEKNLISHRARAMDLLRQRLGLI, encoded by the coding sequence ATGATGAATTTCACGCAACTCGTATTGGCCAGCCATAACGCCGGCAAACTCAAGGAACTCCAGGCCATGCTCGGCGAATCGGTGCACTTGCGCTCGATCGGCGAGTTCAGCAGCGTCGAGCCTGAAGAAACCGGCCTGTCGTTCGTCGAGAACGCCATTCTCAAGGCGCGCAATGCCTCACGCATTTCCGGCCTGCCGGCCTTGGCCGACGATTCGGGGCTGGCGGTGGACTTCCTCGGCGGTGCGCCGGGTATCTATTCGGCCCGTTACGCCGACGGCAAGGGCGATGCGGCGAACAACGCCAAACTGCTCGACGTGATGAAAGACGTGCCACAGGCCGAGCGCGGCGCGCAGTTCGTCTGCGTATTGGCGCTGGTGCGTCATGCCGATGATCCGCTACCGATTCTCTGCGAAGGCCTGTGGCATGGGCGCATCCTGACCCAGGCCAGCGGCGAACACGGTTTTGGCTACGACCCGCTGTTCTGGGTGCCATCGCGCGATTGCTCCAGCGCCGAGCTGAGCCCGAGCGAAAAGAACCTCATCAGCCACCGCGCCCGTGCAATGGATCTGCTGCGCCAGCGTCTAGGCCTGATATGA
- a CDS encoding DUF4426 domain-containing protein → MGRLALFLLTACLSVTAMAADVIKGERKETFGDVTVHYNTFNSTFLTPDIAKAAELTRSKNQGVINVSVLKEGKPQTAQVSGTVKDLISAPVPLKFKQITEAGAVYYIAQFPVPQQEIRTFEIKVQTGDKINTINFNQELFPGQ, encoded by the coding sequence ATGGGTCGTCTAGCACTGTTTTTACTTACTGCCTGCCTGAGCGTCACCGCCATGGCCGCCGATGTCATCAAGGGCGAGCGCAAGGAAACCTTTGGCGACGTGACGGTGCATTACAACACCTTCAATTCCACCTTCCTGACCCCGGATATCGCCAAAGCCGCCGAGCTGACTCGCAGCAAAAACCAGGGCGTGATCAACGTATCGGTCCTCAAGGAAGGTAAACCGCAGACAGCGCAGGTCAGCGGGACGGTCAAGGACCTGATCAGCGCCCCAGTGCCGCTGAAGTTCAAGCAGATCACTGAAGCAGGCGCGGTCTACTACATCGCCCAGTTCCCGGTACCGCAGCAGGAAATCCGCACCTTTGAAATCAAGGTGCAGACCGGCGACAAAATCAACACCATCAATTTCAACCAAGAGCTCTTCCCCGGCCAATGA
- the metW gene encoding methionine biosynthesis protein MetW, which produces MRADLEIIQEWIPAGSRVLDLGCGDGELLTWLRDHKQVTGYGLENDPDNIAECVAKGINVIEQDLDKGLGNFASNSFDIVVMTQALQAVHYPDKILDEMLRVGRQCIITFPNFGHWRCRWYLASKGRMPVSEFLPYTWYNTPNIHFCTFEDFEALCREREAKVIDRLAVDQQHRHGWASKLWPNLLGEIGIYRVSSPGLPDHKVAV; this is translated from the coding sequence ATGAGAGCCGATCTGGAAATCATCCAGGAATGGATCCCCGCCGGCAGCCGCGTGCTCGACCTCGGTTGCGGTGACGGCGAGTTGCTGACCTGGCTGCGTGACCACAAGCAGGTTACCGGCTATGGCCTGGAAAACGACCCGGACAACATTGCCGAATGCGTGGCCAAGGGCATCAACGTCATCGAGCAAGACCTGGACAAGGGCCTGGGCAACTTCGCCAGCAACAGCTTCGACATCGTGGTCATGACCCAGGCCCTGCAAGCTGTGCACTACCCGGACAAGATCCTCGACGAAATGCTTCGGGTCGGTCGCCAGTGCATCATCACCTTCCCCAACTTCGGTCACTGGCGCTGCCGCTGGTACCTGGCGAGCAAGGGCCGGATGCCGGTTTCGGAGTTTCTGCCGTACACCTGGTACAACACGCCGAACATCCACTTCTGTACTTTCGAAGACTTTGAAGCGCTGTGTCGCGAACGTGAAGCCAAGGTCATTGATCGGCTTGCCGTGGATCAACAGCATCGGCATGGGTGGGCCAGTAAGCTATGGCCTAATCTGTTAGGTGAGATCGGCATCTATCGCGTCAGCAGCCCCGGTCTGCCGGACCACAAGGTCGCGGTCTGA
- the metX gene encoding homoserine O-succinyltransferase MetX: protein MPAAFPPDSVGLVTPQVAHFSEPLALACGRSLPAYDLIYETYGTLNATASNAVLICHALSGHHHAAGFHSPDDRKPGWWDSCIGPGKPIDTNKFFVVSLNNLGGCNGSTGPSSINPETGKPFGADFPVLTVEDWVHSQARLADLLGIHQWAAVIGGSLGGMQALQWTITYPDRVRHCLAIASAPKLSAQNIAFNEVARQAILTDPEFHGGSFQEAGVIPKRGLMLARMVGHITYLSDDSMGEKFGRGLKSEKLNYDFHSVEFQVESYLRYQGEEFSGRFDANTYLLMTKALDYFDPAANFNDDLAKTFAGATAKFCVMSFTTDWRFSPARSRELVDALMAARKDVCYLEIDAPQGHDAFLIPIPRYLQAFSNYMNRIAL from the coding sequence ATGCCAGCTGCCTTTCCCCCCGATTCTGTTGGTCTGGTGACGCCGCAAGTGGCGCACTTCAGTGAACCCCTGGCCTTGGCCTGCGGACGTTCGTTGCCCGCTTATGACCTGATCTATGAAACCTACGGCACGCTGAACGCTACGGCGAGCAACGCCGTGCTGATCTGCCACGCCTTGTCCGGTCACCATCACGCCGCCGGCTTCCACAGCCCCGACGACCGCAAACCCGGTTGGTGGGACAGCTGCATTGGTCCCGGCAAGCCGATCGACACCAACAAGTTCTTCGTGGTCAGCCTGAATAATCTCGGCGGGTGCAACGGTTCCACCGGCCCCAGCAGCATCAATCCGGAAACCGGCAAGCCATTCGGCGCCGATTTCCCGGTGCTGACCGTGGAAGACTGGGTCCATAGCCAGGCGCGTCTCGCTGATTTGCTCGGCATTCACCAATGGGCCGCGGTGATCGGCGGCAGCCTTGGTGGCATGCAGGCCTTGCAATGGACCATCACCTACCCGGACCGCGTGCGGCACTGCCTGGCCATCGCCTCGGCACCAAAACTGTCAGCGCAGAACATCGCGTTCAACGAAGTCGCACGCCAGGCGATCCTCACCGATCCGGAGTTCCACGGCGGCTCGTTCCAGGAAGCGGGGGTGATCCCCAAGCGCGGGCTGATGCTGGCGCGGATGGTCGGGCACATCACGTACCTGTCCGACGACTCCATGGGTGAGAAATTCGGTCGCGGCCTCAAGAGCGAAAAGCTCAACTACGACTTCCACAGCGTCGAGTTCCAGGTCGAAAGCTACCTGCGCTATCAGGGTGAGGAATTTTCCGGACGTTTTGACGCCAACACCTACCTGCTGATGACCAAGGCGCTGGACTACTTCGACCCGGCGGCGAACTTCAACGATGACCTGGCGAAAACTTTCGCCGGTGCCACCGCCAAGTTCTGTGTGATGTCGTTCACCACCGACTGGCGCTTCTCCCCTGCCCGCTCGCGGGAACTGGTGGACGCGCTGATGGCAGCCAGGAAAGACGTCTGCTACCTGGAGATCGACGCTCCGCAAGGCCACGACGCCTTCCTGATTCCGATCCCGCGTTACTTGCAGGCCTTCAGCAATTACATGAACCGTATAGCGCTTTGA
- a CDS encoding DUF167 domain-containing protein has translation MSYFRWDGDDLILECHLQPAARSDDFCGLHGDRLKIRLTAPPVEGKANAYLIAFLAKAFGVSKSQVSLISGELNRQKRVRICSPKKLPGLPGLTPP, from the coding sequence ATGAGTTACTTTCGTTGGGACGGTGATGACCTGATTTTGGAATGTCACCTGCAACCTGCGGCCCGCAGCGATGATTTCTGCGGGCTGCATGGCGATCGCCTGAAGATCCGCCTGACTGCACCGCCGGTTGAAGGCAAGGCCAATGCGTATTTGATAGCGTTTCTGGCCAAGGCGTTCGGGGTTTCCAAGAGTCAGGTGAGCTTGATCAGCGGGGAGCTGAACCGGCAGAAGCGAGTTCGGATTTGCTCGCCGAAGAAGCTGCCGGGGCTACCCGGCCTGACACCACCCTGA
- a CDS encoding YggT family protein: MLGLNDAAIFVIQTLCSLYLLIVLLRFILQLVRANFYNPLCQFAVKATQPLLKPLRRVIPSMFGLDMSSLVLALIVQMALYAVILLLKGYEVDVLFLAPWALIGIFALFLKILFWAMIISVILSWVAPGSHNPGAELVQQITEPVLAPFRRIVPNLGGLDISPIFAFIALQLLQSWLIPRLAYYALMPKELFGLI; encoded by the coding sequence ATGCTCGGACTCAATGACGCTGCCATTTTTGTGATTCAAACCCTGTGCAGCCTGTATCTGCTGATCGTGCTGCTGCGCTTCATTCTGCAACTGGTGCGGGCGAACTTCTACAACCCGCTCTGCCAGTTCGCCGTGAAAGCCACTCAACCGCTGCTCAAGCCACTGCGTCGGGTTATCCCGAGCATGTTCGGCCTGGACATGTCGTCGCTGGTACTGGCGCTGATCGTGCAAATGGCGCTGTACGCGGTCATCCTGCTGCTCAAAGGCTACGAGGTCGACGTGCTGTTTCTGGCGCCGTGGGCATTGATTGGTATCTTTGCGCTGTTTTTGAAGATTCTGTTCTGGGCGATGATCATCAGTGTGATTCTGTCCTGGGTTGCTCCTGGCAGCCACAATCCGGGCGCAGAACTGGTCCAGCAGATCACTGAACCGGTACTCGCGCCGTTCCGCCGGATCGTGCCGAACCTGGGCGGCCTCGACATCTCGCCGATCTTCGCGTTTATCGCACTGCAGTTGCTGCAAAGCTGGCTGATTCCACGCCTTGCGTACTACGCCCTCATGCCGAAGGAACTGTTCGGCCTGATCTGA
- the proC gene encoding pyrroline-5-carboxylate reductase: MSKTRIAFIGAGNMAASLIGGLRAKGLDAAQIRASDPGEETRARVSAEHGIEVFADNADAIQGVDVIVLAVKPQAMKAVCEAIRPSLKPNQLVVSIAAGITCASMNNWLGAQPIVRCMPNTPALLRQGVSGLFATSEVNSEQRQQAEELLSAVGIALWLNEEQQLDAVTAVSGSGPAYFFLLIEAMTAAGVKLGLPADIAAQLTVQTALGAAHMAVASDVDAAELRRRVTSPAGTTEAAIKSFQAGGFEALVEQALGAAAHRSAEMAEQLGR, from the coding sequence ATGAGCAAGACTCGTATTGCCTTTATCGGAGCCGGCAACATGGCCGCCAGCCTGATCGGCGGCCTGCGCGCCAAAGGTCTGGACGCCGCGCAAATCCGCGCCAGTGATCCGGGTGAAGAAACCCGTGCCCGCGTGAGCGCCGAACACGGCATCGAAGTGTTTGCCGACAACGCCGACGCCATTCAGGGCGTGGACGTGATCGTGCTGGCGGTCAAACCCCAAGCGATGAAAGCCGTTTGCGAAGCCATTCGCCCAAGCCTCAAGCCGAATCAATTGGTGGTTTCGATTGCGGCCGGCATCACCTGCGCCAGCATGAACAACTGGCTTGGCGCCCAACCTATCGTGCGCTGCATGCCTAACACCCCGGCGCTGCTGCGTCAGGGCGTAAGCGGTTTGTTCGCCACCAGCGAAGTGAACTCCGAACAACGCCAGCAAGCTGAAGAGCTGCTGTCGGCGGTTGGCATTGCCCTGTGGCTGAACGAAGAACAGCAACTGGACGCGGTCACCGCTGTTTCCGGCTCGGGCCCGGCGTATTTCTTCCTGCTGATCGAAGCCATGACCGCTGCGGGCGTGAAGCTCGGCCTGCCAGCGGACATCGCCGCCCAACTGACCGTGCAAACCGCTTTGGGTGCTGCACACATGGCAGTCGCAAGCGATGTCGACGCAGCTGAATTGCGTCGTCGTGTGACGTCGCCTGCGGGCACCACCGAAGCGGCGATCAAGTCATTCCAGGCTGGCGGCTTCGAAGCCCTGGTAGAACAAGCACTCGGCGCCGCTGCGCACCGCTCGGCCGAGATGGCTGAGCAACTCGGCCGCTAA
- a CDS encoding YggS family pyridoxal phosphate-dependent enzyme, translated as MSTIADNILQVSSRIQAAAKAAHRDENSIQLLAVSKTKPAEALREAYAAGIRDFGENYLQEALGKQLELADLPLIWHFIGPIQSNKTRAIAEHFDWVHSVDRLKIAQRLSEQRPADLPPLNICIQVNVSGEASKSGCTPADLPALANAISALPRLKFRGLMAIPEPTEDRAAQDAAFAAVQSLQASLNLPLDTLSMGMSHDLESAIAQGATWVRIGTALFGARDYSRP; from the coding sequence ATGTCCACGATAGCAGACAACATTCTTCAGGTTAGTTCACGCATCCAGGCAGCAGCCAAAGCCGCCCACCGCGATGAGAACAGCATCCAACTGCTGGCCGTGAGCAAAACCAAGCCCGCCGAGGCCCTGCGTGAAGCCTATGCCGCCGGGATCCGCGACTTTGGCGAAAACTACCTGCAGGAAGCCTTGGGCAAACAGCTCGAACTGGCCGACCTGCCCTTGATCTGGCACTTCATCGGCCCCATTCAATCGAACAAGACTCGTGCTATCGCCGAGCACTTCGACTGGGTGCATTCCGTGGATCGCTTGAAAATCGCACAACGCCTGTCCGAACAACGCCCTGCCGATTTGCCGCCCTTGAACATCTGCATCCAGGTCAACGTCAGTGGTGAAGCCAGCAAGTCCGGCTGCACCCCGGCTGATTTACCCGCCCTGGCCAATGCCATCAGCGCTCTGCCGCGCTTGAAATTTCGCGGGCTGATGGCGATTCCCGAGCCGACTGAAGATCGTGCCGCCCAGGACGCCGCCTTTGCTGCCGTGCAAAGCCTGCAAGCCAGCCTGAATCTGCCACTCGACACACTTTCCATGGGCATGAGCCACGACCTCGAGTCGGCCATCGCCCAGGGCGCTACTTGGGTCCGTATCGGTACGGCCCTGTTTGGCGCCCGTGATTACAGTCGACCATGA
- a CDS encoding type IV pilus twitching motility protein PilT — protein sequence MDITELLAFSAKQGASDLHLSAGLPPMIRVDGDVRRINLPALDHKEVHELIYDIMNDLQRVDFEKHLETDFSFEVPGVARFRVNAFNQNRGAGAVFRTIPSKVLSMDDLGMGDVFRKITEAPRGLVLVTGPTGSGKSTTLAAMIDYLNNHRHHHILTIEDPIEFVHESRKCLINQREVHRDTRSFATALRSALREDPDVILVGEMRDLETIRLALTAAETGHLVFGTLHTTSAAKTIDRVVDVFPGDEKSMVRSMLSESLLAVVSQTLIKKVGGGRIAAHEIMLGTAAIRNLIREDKVAQMYSSIQTGGSLGMQTLDMCLKELVTRGVISREHAREKARSPDNF from the coding sequence ATGGATATCACTGAGCTGCTGGCTTTCAGCGCCAAACAAGGCGCGTCTGACCTGCACCTGTCCGCCGGCTTGCCACCGATGATTCGTGTTGACGGCGATGTGCGGCGCATCAACCTGCCGGCCCTGGATCACAAGGAAGTGCATGAGCTGATCTACGACATCATGAACGACCTCCAGCGGGTGGACTTCGAGAAGCATCTTGAAACCGATTTTTCCTTCGAAGTGCCCGGCGTGGCGCGTTTCCGGGTCAATGCCTTCAACCAGAACCGTGGCGCGGGCGCGGTATTCCGGACCATTCCGTCGAAGGTCCTGAGCATGGACGATCTGGGCATGGGGGACGTGTTTCGCAAGATTACCGAAGCGCCCCGAGGCCTGGTGCTGGTGACCGGCCCGACCGGTTCCGGCAAGTCCACCACGCTGGCGGCGATGATCGATTACCTGAACAACCATCGCCATCACCACATACTCACTATCGAAGACCCCATCGAGTTCGTCCACGAATCGCGCAAATGCCTGATCAATCAGCGCGAAGTCCATCGCGATACCCGCAGCTTCGCCACGGCGCTGCGCTCGGCCCTGCGCGAAGACCCGGACGTGATTCTGGTGGGGGAAATGCGTGATCTGGAGACTATTCGGCTGGCTTTGACTGCCGCAGAAACGGGTCACTTGGTATTCGGCACGCTGCACACCACGTCGGCGGCGAAAACCATCGACCGGGTGGTGGACGTGTTTCCGGGCGACGAGAAATCGATGGTACGTTCAATGCTCTCCGAGTCGTTGCTGGCGGTGGTGTCGCAGACATTGATCAAGAAAGTCGGCGGCGGGCGAATTGCCGCCCACGAAATCATGCTCGGCACCGCAGCGATCCGTAATCTGATTCGCGAAGACAAGGTGGCCCAGATGTACTCGTCGATTCAGACCGGAGGGTCGCTGGGGATGCAGACACTGGACATGTGCCTGAAGGAGTTGGTGACCAGGGGCGTGATCAGCCGCGAGCATGCGCGGGAGAAGGCGCGGTCGCCGGATAACTTCTGA
- a CDS encoding C40 family peptidase, with translation MRPFFKTWLTICLLLPLAAHATNREQRLPNVNGYTPKSHVSAPSSKNKQIVKRSSQLSSVNSKLVPPMATKESSNVLSRAVNVLGTPYRWGGSSPSKGFDCSGLVKYAFNDATFDLPRTSNAMASGHGEKVDRNDLKPGDLIFFKLKSRRVNHVAIYLGNDRFIHAPRRGKSVSIDTLKKPYWESHYVVAKRVLPKEQNALRIVQR, from the coding sequence ATGCGTCCATTTTTCAAGACATGGCTAACCATTTGCCTATTATTGCCACTGGCCGCCCACGCCACTAATCGTGAGCAACGTCTTCCTAACGTTAATGGTTACACCCCAAAATCCCACGTTTCTGCTCCTTCGAGCAAAAACAAGCAAATAGTAAAACGCTCCAGCCAACTGAGCAGCGTAAACAGCAAGCTAGTCCCGCCGATGGCGACCAAGGAAAGCAGCAACGTGTTGAGCCGTGCGGTAAACGTGCTCGGTACGCCTTATCGTTGGGGGGGCAGCAGCCCAAGTAAAGGGTTCGATTGCAGCGGTCTGGTGAAATACGCGTTCAACGACGCCACGTTCGACCTGCCACGCACTTCCAATGCCATGGCCAGTGGTCATGGCGAGAAAGTCGATCGCAACGATCTGAAGCCAGGCGACCTGATTTTCTTCAAACTCAAGAGCCGCCGGGTGAATCACGTTGCTATCTACCTGGGCAACGACCGCTTCATCCACGCACCACGTCGTGGCAAGTCGGTGAGCATCGACACCCTGAAGAAACCGTACTGGGAAAGCCACTACGTGGTTGCCAAGCGGGTTCTGCCAAAAGAACAGAACGCATTGCGGATTGTTCAGCGTTGA
- a CDS encoding NINE protein, with protein sequence MNTYRQPVSQQDTHSKVIGYLLWIFGFTGAHRFYYGRPVTGTIWFFTFGLLGIGWLIDLFLIPSMDREADLRFSAGPIEYNVAWILLTFLGVFGVHRMYQGKWVSGLLYLVTGGVFFLGVLYDFWTLNDQVSIRNAQNRGAFQ encoded by the coding sequence ATGAACACCTATCGACAACCCGTTTCACAGCAAGATACGCACAGCAAAGTGATCGGTTACCTGCTGTGGATTTTTGGTTTTACCGGGGCTCACCGCTTCTATTACGGCAGGCCGGTGACCGGGACGATCTGGTTTTTCACCTTCGGCTTGCTGGGTATCGGCTGGCTGATCGACCTGTTTCTGATCCCTTCCATGGACCGTGAAGCGGACCTGCGTTTTTCCGCCGGCCCCATCGAATACAACGTTGCGTGGATTCTGTTGACGTTTCTCGGGGTATTTGGCGTACACCGGATGTATCAGGGGAAGTGGGTCAGCGGATTGCTGTACCTGGTGACGGGCGGGGTGTTCTTTCTGGGGGTGTTGTATGACTTCTGGACGTTGAATGACCAAGTGTCGATTCGCAACGCTCAGAATAGAGGCGCCTTCCAGTAA
- a CDS encoding dihydroorotase: MKLSILGARVIDPASGLDQVTDIHVEACKIVALGAAPAGFTAVETIDAKGLVAAPGLVDLNVALREPGYSRKGSIASETRAAAAGGVTSLCCPPKTKPVLDTSAVAELILDRAREAGNTKVFPIGALSKGLDGEQLAELVALRDAGCVAFGNGLESFRNTRTLCRALEYAATFDLTVIFNSQDHDLAEGGLAHEGPTASFLGLPGIPETAETVALARDLLLVEQSGVRAHFSQLTSARGVALIAQAQARGLKVTADVALYQLILTDEALIDFSSLYHVQPPLRTRADRDGLRAALKSGVVSAISSHHQPHERDAKLAPFGATEPGISSVELLLPLAMTLVEDGLLDLPTLLARLSAGPAEALRLPAGKLAVGGPADIVLFDPAASTVAGETWLSKGENCPFIGHSLPGVVRYTLVDGRISHQA, translated from the coding sequence GTGAAGCTCAGCATTCTCGGCGCACGCGTTATCGATCCGGCCAGCGGCCTGGATCAAGTGACTGATATCCACGTTGAAGCCTGCAAGATCGTCGCCCTTGGCGCCGCTCCAGCCGGTTTCACTGCTGTAGAAACCATCGACGCCAAAGGCCTGGTGGCCGCCCCGGGCCTGGTTGACCTGAACGTCGCCCTGCGCGAGCCGGGCTACAGCCGCAAAGGTTCGATCGCCAGCGAAACCCGCGCCGCTGCGGCCGGTGGCGTGACCAGCCTGTGCTGCCCACCGAAAACCAAACCAGTGCTGGACACCTCGGCCGTGGCCGAACTGATCCTCGACCGCGCCCGCGAGGCGGGCAACACCAAAGTGTTCCCGATCGGCGCTCTGAGCAAAGGCCTCGACGGCGAGCAGTTGGCCGAATTGGTCGCGTTGCGCGATGCCGGCTGCGTGGCCTTTGGCAACGGTCTTGAGAGCTTTCGCAACACCCGCACCCTGTGCCGGGCACTGGAATACGCGGCGACGTTCGACCTGACGGTGATTTTCAACTCGCAGGACCATGATCTGGCCGAAGGTGGCTTGGCCCATGAAGGCCCGACTGCGAGTTTCCTCGGTTTGCCGGGCATTCCGGAAACCGCTGAAACCGTAGCCTTGGCCAGGGATCTGCTGCTGGTCGAGCAAAGCGGCGTGCGTGCGCACTTCAGCCAGCTCACCAGCGCCCGCGGTGTGGCACTGATCGCTCAGGCTCAGGCCCGTGGCCTGAAGGTCACGGCGGATGTGGCGTTGTATCAGTTGATCCTCACCGACGAAGCGTTGATCGACTTCAGCAGCCTCTATCACGTCCAGCCGCCGCTGCGCACCCGTGCGGATCGCGATGGCCTGCGGGCAGCGCTGAAGTCGGGGGTGGTGTCAGCCATCTCCAGCCATCACCAGCCCCATGAGCGCGATGCCAAACTGGCACCGTTCGGCGCCACCGAGCCTGGCATCAGCAGTGTTGAACTGCTGCTGCCGCTGGCGATGACCTTGGTGGAAGATGGTTTGCTCGACTTGCCGACTCTGCTAGCACGCTTGAGCGCCGGTCCTGCCGAAGCGTTGCGTCTGCCAGCGGGCAAGTTGGCTGTGGGTGGGCCGGCAGATATCGTGCTGTTCGACCCTGCGGCCTCGACCGTGGCTGGTGAAACCTGGCTGTCCAAGGGCGAAAACTGCCCGTTCATTGGCCATAGCCTGCCGGGTGTGGTGCGTTACACGTTGGTGGATGGGCGGATCAGCCATCAGGCGTAA